The following proteins come from a genomic window of Labeo rohita strain BAU-BD-2019 chromosome 25, IGBB_LRoh.1.0, whole genome shotgun sequence:
- the plex9.2 gene encoding three prime repair exonuclease 4: MESLSLPPPSTVFFDLETTGLDSTCDIVQLAAVSGGHTFNLFMVPRRPMQPGASRITGFSVKHHRLFLHRRPVLTSSLREALVSFITFLRMLNHPVLVGHNIRRFDCHVLARALDEFGLRLDFQKEVSGFVDTLPLARQLLKDSGLQSFKQENLVKTFLGVSYVAHNALEDVQALQKLYWALKPTADQIQEHIFTLDSLPAKAVNHVPVRPSGQRGLCERFSKALDITREERAEECLDI, from the exons atggagTCTTTGTCACTGCCTCCACCCTCTACTGTGTTTTTTGATTTAGAGACAACTGGTCTGG ATTCCACATGTGATATTGTCCAGCTGGCCGCAGTGAGCGGAGGTCACACTTTCAACCTCTTCATGGTTCCTCGGCGTCCGATGCAGCCCGGGGCGTCCAGGATTACGGGTTTCAGTGTGAAACATCAccgtttgtttcttcatcgcaGGCCGGTGCTCACCAGCTCTCTCCGAGAAGCCCTGGTCTCCTTCATAACCTTTCTCCGGATGTTGAATCATCCAGTCTTGGTAGGTCACAACATCCGCAGGTTTGACTGTCACGTTTTGGCCAGAGCTCTGGATGAGTTCGGCCTTAGGTTGGACTTCCAGAAAGAGGTTTCTGGATTCGTGGACACCCTTCCTTTGGCCCGACAGCTTCTCAAAGACAGTGGTCTACAGAGCTTCAAGCAAGAGAACTTGGTTAAGACCTTCCTGGGAGTTTCATATGTGGCCCATAACGCTCTAGAGGACGTACAAGCCTTGCAGAAACTCTACTGGGCCCTCAAGCCCACAGCCGATCAGATTCAGGAGCACATTTTCACTCTGGACTCATTGCCTGCTAAAGCGGTCAATCATGTTCCAGTTAGACCATCTGGACAGAGAGGTTTGTGTGAGCGCTTTAGTAAAGCACTGGATATCACAAGAGAAGAAAGAGCAGAAGAATGTTTGGACATCTGA
- the fth1b gene encoding ferritin, heavy polypeptide 1b — protein sequence MTSQVRQNFHQECEAAINRQIYLELYASYVYLSMAYYFDRDDKSLPNFAKFFREQSKEEREHAEKLMSLQNQRGGRIYLQDIKKPDRDEWGSGLEALECALALEKSVNLSLLELHKVATQHNDPHVCDFLETHYLDEQVKSIKELADWVSSLRRMGAPQNGMAEYLFDKHTLGKESS from the exons ATGACTTCTCAGGTGAGGCAGAACTTCCATCAGGAGTGCGAGGCGGCCATTAACAGACAGATATACCTGGAGCTCTACGCCTCTTACGTCTACCTGTCCATG GCGTATTATTTTGACAGGGATGACAAGTCTTTGCCCAATTTTGCCAAGTTTTTCCGCGAGCAGTCTAAAGAGGAGCGAGAACATGCGGAGAAACTGATGAGCCTGCAGAACCAAAGAGGAGGACGCATCTACCTGCAGGACATCAAG aagcCGGATCGGGATGAGTGGGGAAGTGGATTGGAAGCACTGGAATGTGCTCTGGCTCTGGAAAAGAGCGTAAATCTGTCCTTACTGGAGCTTCACAAGGTGGCAACTCAACACAATGATCCACAT GTTTGTGATTTCCTAGAGACGCATTACCTGGACGAGCAGGTGAAGTCCATTAAAGAGCTGGCGGACTGGGTGAGCAGCCTGCGGCGGATGGGCGCCCCCCAAAACGGCATGGCCGAATATCTGTTTGACAAGCACACTCTGGGAAAGGAAAGCTCTTAG